The Deinococcus metallilatus genome segment CTGCGAGGTGGAAGTCCACCGCCATCTGCCCCGGCGCGGGATGGCCGAGCAGCGGCAATTCCTGCTCGACCAGGCCCGCGCGCCCTACGTGCTGTTCCTCGACGACGACCTGATTCTGGAACCCTGGGCGGTGGAGCAGATGGTGGAGGCGATCCGGCGCGAGGGCTGCGGCTTCGTCGGCAGCGCGGTGATCGGCCTGAGCTACAGAGGCGACGTGCGGCCCCAGCAGCAGGCGGTGGAGTTCTGGGAGGAGCCGGTCACGCCGGAAGTGGTACGGCCCGGCACCCCGGCCTGGGAACGCTATCAACTGCACAACGCGGCGAACCTCCTGCATGTGCAGCAGCAGTTCGCCCCAACTTCCGAGCAGACCCGCGTCTACAAGGTGGCCTGGGTGGGCGGCTGCGTCCTTTATGACCGCGAGTGCCTGAACGCGGTCGGCGGCTTCGGCTTCTGGCGCGATTTGCCCGAGGAACACGCGGGCGAGGACGTGCTGGCCCAGCAGCGGGTGATGGCCCGCTTCGGCGGCTGCGGCGTGATGCCTTCGGGCGTGTACCACCTGGAACTCCCCACCACCCTCCCCAACCGCGAGGTGGACGCGCCGAAGGTGCTGGATTTATGACCGGAGACTGGGCCAACGTCAAGAACCTGCTGGTGATGCGCCTGGACAACATCGGGGACGTGGTGATGACTTC includes the following:
- a CDS encoding glycosyltransferase family 2 protein; its protein translation is MSTLDILIPTCDRPAALAVTLTSLAAQTAQPFRVVISDQGEQAATERAEVRTALRVLELHGCEVEVHRHLPRRGMAEQRQFLLDQARAPYVLFLDDDLILEPWAVEQMVEAIRREGCGFVGSAVIGLSYRGDVRPQQQAVEFWEEPVTPEVVRPGTPAWERYQLHNAANLLHVQQQFAPTSEQTRVYKVAWVGGCVLYDRECLNAVGGFGFWRDLPEEHAGEDVLAQQRVMARFGGCGVMPSGVYHLELPTTLPNREVDAPKVLDL